The nucleotide window TACCTCGTAACCGATCATCAGGGTCAGCGCCCGTCCGATACCGATAGCGGTAAGTGGGTTTCCCGACGCGGATACGCCCATCGCCATACCGAGGTAACCTATCGGCATGAGGTAAAGGATCACGATGATCGGGCCTTGCGACGGGAACGGCAGAAATCCCGCGATCGGGATAAACATCGCCGCCCCGAGAAGCCCCGAAAGCCCCATCATCGAACCGAGGTCCATGATGAAGTTATGCGAGATACTTTTCCGCGAGAAACACTTGACGACGTCGATATAACACTGCCATACCGGGGGCCCGTAACGCCTGTGCAGGCGAGCCGCGACCTTCCGCCCGATACCCATGTATAATAACCCGGCCGCCATCGCAAAGAACGAGTAGCCGATTACGTTCAATACCTCCATCATAACAGCCTCCCGAGCACCAATGCGAGTACCGCGAGAACACCGAGCAGGATAATCCCAACCTGCGGGCTGTTGAACCATTTCTGTACCGCGTTACTGAGGCGTTTTGCCTCATGCGCGATACGCGTGAACAGTTTATCCATCGAGAACCCGTTCAGGAACGGTTCGAAGAACTTCTCTATCGGTTCGTAAAAGTTATACGCATAATGCAGTTTATCCTCGTTGACGCCCCAGTCTGACGGGGTTTCGCCGGACGTGTAGGTGTCCATCATACCGACATACCGCCGCTTCTTCCCGATCAGGAACAGGACGAACACCAGCGCGAACGCGCCGATGAACGCCAATCCTACCGAGGTGATATTCAGCGAACTCGTGACTCCGGTTATATTGGATAAATCCAGAGCGAGCGGCTTCATCCCGAGCTCCGCGAGAGTGTTATTGACAGGGATAAGCACCAGTCCGGGGAATAGCCCCACCGCGAAAACGCCGAGCATCAGGATACCCTGCGCGGCCGCCTGCAGGAACGGGGCTTCCTTCACGTCCTTGAAGCGCGGCGAGAGCTGCCCGAGGTAGATCGAGTGCAGGCCGCGGTAAAGATAGAGGAATGCCGCGGTCGACGCGAAGAACCCGACTATCGCGGGAAGGAGCCACTGCTTCTCGAACATCGCCTGAAACACCATCCATTTCGACGCGAACCCGCTCATCGGGGGGATGCCCGCGGCGGCGATAATGCCCAGCAGGAACACGAAGAACGACAGCGGCATCTTGTACGCCATACCGCCCAATTTATGCATATCCCGCTCTCCGGTGCGGTACTTGACCGAACCCATCGAGAGGAAGATACTGCTCTTGAATACCATGTGATTGAACGTATGGAAGACGGCGGCGGCGATACCGAGCGCCGTATTGACCGATAACGCGGTCAGTATAAACCCGATGTTCGATACGGTGGAATGCGCCATCAGCCGCTTCATATCGTTCTCGCGGATGGCATGGAGAGTCCCCCACAGCGCGGTGAACATCCCGATGCACCCCAGAACGAACAGGAACACAGGCGAGTCGAATACCATCGGCCCGTTATACCCCGCGAAGAGCGGCAGGAGAAAGACAATCATACCGAATACGCCGTATTTTATCATAATACCCGAGAGGAACGCCGAGAAATCGTCCGGCGCCTCCGCGTGGGCTTTCGACGGCCACATGAAGAACGGGAATACCGCCGATTTGGTAAAAAATGTCAGAACGAGCAATATTGCGGCGACAGTTACTAGCCCCGGATTGGCCGCCCATTGCCCGGTATAGAACGCGATGGTATTTTTCACCGCGAACGAGCCGGTATTCGCCACCCCGATAAACACGAACGCCAATAGCGCGGCGGTGCCGACAAGGGATTGCGCGAAGTAGTACATACCCGCCTTCCCGGAACGCTCGCGCCCGTGCGAGATAATGAAGAACGACGTCCATCCCATCAATTCCCACGCCAGGAGGAAGGTCACCCAGTCCCCGGAGAAAAATATCCCCGCGTTCGCCCCCATCAGCATCGTCCATAACGGAGCGATACCGGTGGCATGGGCTTTATCGTTGTAGGACAGCGAAAACAGCGATATCACGACGGTCACTATCGCGGTAATCAGGAAGAAAAGCATCCCTAGTCCGCCGTTCCGTACCGTCAGTTCGAGTTGGTTCAGGTTCATCACGGTTATCGGCAGGGAGATCGTCTCGGAGTGCGCCGGCGCGCCGAACATCGTAATCGCGAAGAACGCCTGCGCGGCGACCGTGAGCGCGAATAGTATCCATTGGACTTTTTTCGCCCATCCGAAAAATAAAAGCGATATAATGCCTACCCCGACGGGCACGGCGATATTTAAAAAGAGGATGTAATCCGACCAGATCATAGACCGCCTCCCGGTACTGCCGGTATCAGGTTCGGCAGGATATGCGCGATATATTGCGTCCGATCGACCAGATCGGCGGCGATTTTTTCGAACGACCAGACGATACTCTGGGGATATACCCCGAGGATCACGACGATCAGCGCGAGGACGAGTACCGGTAACGCGGTAACAAACGCGCCCTTAGCGTCGAATTTCTGAATGTCAACTCCGTCGGGCTTCACGAAGAACGAATGTCCCACCCGTAGCAGGTAAATTCCCTCGAAGATAGCGCCGAGCAGTACCGCCCCGAACGCGATTTTACCGAATATGTCGCCGGTCAGCAGGGTCTGGAAGAGCTCGAGCTTGCCCCAGAACCCGAAGAACATCGGCACTCCCATAATCGACAGCGACAGCGCGATAAACGCCCCCGCGAGGAACGGGAACCTTCGCCCGATACCCTTCATATCCTTCCAGTTACCTTTATCCGACGACTTCGAGAAGAACCCGGCGATAAAGAGGAGACCCGGTTTCGCGACCGTATGCGACACGATCAGGTAAATACCCGCGAGCGCGCCGTTCTGCCCGCCCGACGCGAACGCCATCAGGATCAGCCCGAACTGCGCGACTGTCGAGAAGCCGAGCATCTTCTTGAGGTTCTGCTCGTTCAGCGCGGCGATCTCCCCGATCAATACGCTCGCTATCGCTACTATAAATATGATGACGCTGAGTTTCGGGAAAATGCCGTAGAAAACACTCCCGCCCTGTATGAGGGTGAAGATGATCCGGCCGAATACCCCCACTGCGGCGATTCCGCCGATACCCGCGATCGCGGCAGTCAGCGAGGACGG belongs to Brevinematales bacterium and includes:
- a CDS encoding NADH-quinone oxidoreductase subunit M produces the protein MIWSDYILFLNIAVPVGVGIISLLFFGWAKKVQWILFALTVAAQAFFAITMFGAPAHSETISLPITVMNLNQLELTVRNGGLGMLFFLITAIVTVVISLFSLSYNDKAHATGIAPLWTMLMGANAGIFFSGDWVTFLLAWELMGWTSFFIISHGRERSGKAGMYYFAQSLVGTAALLAFVFIGVANTGSFAVKNTIAFYTGQWAANPGLVTVAAILLVLTFFTKSAVFPFFMWPSKAHAEAPDDFSAFLSGIMIKYGVFGMIVFLLPLFAGYNGPMVFDSPVFLFVLGCIGMFTALWGTLHAIRENDMKRLMAHSTVSNIGFILTALSVNTALGIAAAVFHTFNHMVFKSSIFLSMGSVKYRTGERDMHKLGGMAYKMPLSFFVFLLGIIAAAGIPPMSGFASKWMVFQAMFEKQWLLPAIVGFFASTAAFLYLYRGLHSIYLGQLSPRFKDVKEAPFLQAAAQGILMLGVFAVGLFPGLVLIPVNNTLAELGMKPLALDLSNITGVTSSLNITSVGLAFIGAFALVFVLFLIGKKRRYVGMMDTYTSGETPSDWGVNEDKLHYAYNFYEPIEKFFEPFLNGFSMDKLFTRIAHEAKRLSNAVQKWFNSPQVGIILLGVLAVLALVLGRLL